In one window of Candidatus Zixiibacteriota bacterium DNA:
- a CDS encoding restriction endonuclease subunit R — protein sequence ELELICRLRGTHSVLAPLLQQFFEGVLFEKRINIFDPAIVPRLGEPDVREYVRATFVPLVREKTVTTETRSKAEDPGSLFDWKPFQVTASESRPVLVAQRTPFNLVPCNRSLEQGFVRFADTASDVVAFAKNAGPQCLRIDYLTFGSRLAFYTPDFFVKTKSGDYLLVETKGRKDADVPLKARAAVAWCESASNGQKWKYLYVPQAEFERAETDQIEQLARACNPSLRELIDDATKAQTQLALYTSETTDIDATISEFLPVVVFQKLPERFQRAVEQSVTLYRFLQNKKGQNFAPAFQPLLGSIDEAAKSLIMRRLLDLVPTKPVQQDDYFAPHLGNLPAKKKSQLLVGARNLKKTLVFRNGLWPMGLLAFCLDFGLNGEAGLGGIFNGLKDRFGKAGDDKLYEMVERINQFRNAYVAHAEKALTKPDEAQSGLRYWIAGMCKLSVG from the coding sequence CTCGGCGAGCCGGATGTTCGAGAGTATGTGCGCGCAACATTCGTACCGCTGGTGAGGGAAAAGACCGTTACAACGGAGACACGTTCCAAAGCAGAAGATCCGGGCTCCCTGTTTGATTGGAAGCCATTCCAAGTGACTGCATCCGAAAGTCGGCCAGTCTTGGTGGCACAGCGCACTCCGTTCAATCTGGTGCCCTGTAATAGGTCTCTAGAGCAGGGATTTGTGCGGTTTGCCGACACCGCCTCAGATGTCGTGGCATTCGCGAAGAACGCCGGACCGCAGTGCCTTCGGATCGACTACTTGACCTTTGGTTCACGTTTGGCCTTTTACACGCCGGACTTCTTCGTTAAGACTAAGTCGGGCGACTATCTGCTCGTTGAGACGAAGGGCAGAAAGGACGCCGATGTTCCCCTCAAGGCGCGCGCAGCGGTGGCCTGGTGCGAGTCTGCCTCGAATGGTCAGAAGTGGAAGTATCTATACGTGCCTCAAGCGGAGTTTGAGCGTGCGGAAACGGACCAAATAGAGCAACTCGCACGAGCCTGCAACCCTTCGCTCCGCGAACTCATCGATGATGCGACGAAGGCCCAAACCCAGTTGGCGCTCTACACGTCGGAGACAACGGATATTGATGCGACTATCTCGGAGTTTCTGCCTGTCGTAGTCTTCCAGAAGTTGCCGGAACGCTTTCAGAGGGCCGTCGAGCAGTCGGTCACACTGTATCGTTTCCTGCAGAACAAGAAAGGACAGAACTTCGCGCCTGCTTTCCAGCCGTTGCTTGGATCGATCGATGAGGCTGCGAAAAGCCTAATTATGCGGCGGCTGCTCGACCTTGTTCCCACCAAGCCGGTACAGCAAGATGATTACTTCGCACCACATCTTGGGAACCTCCCCGCGAAGAAGAAGTCGCAATTACTCGTGGGTGCGCGCAATCTCAAGAAGACCCTGGTGTTCCGAAACGGCCTTTGGCCGATGGGGCTGCTGGCTTTCTGTCTGGACTTCGGCCTCAATGGGGAGGCCGGTCTCGGTGGAATATTCAACGGTCTGAAGGATCGGTTTGGCAAAGCAGGTGACGACAAGCTCTACGAGATGGTGGAACGAATCAACCAGTTCCGAAATGCCTACGTGGCGCATGCGGAAAAGGCGCTCACGAAGCCGGATGAGGCACAGTCGGGGTTGAGGTACTGGATTGCGGGGATGTGCAAGTTGAGCGTGGGATAG